Genomic DNA from Anabaena sphaerica FACHB-251:
ACACAACCGAGTAGTGACAGTTGTGGGGCGTTCGATGCTGAATTTGATTGCCCATGCTCGGAATTTAGGTTATATCAAATGCGAAGATAATCTATTCCAACCGTTGCATACTGTTCGTGGTATGCCGGATGAAAATGTGCTAATTTTGACAACTGGTTCCCAGGGCGAAACCATGGCAGCCATGACCAGGATCGCTAATAAAGAACACCCTCACATTAAAATTCGGGAAGGAGATACAGTTGTATTCTCTGCTAACCCCATTCCTGGTAATACAATTGCGGTGGTTAACACCATCGATAAATTGATGATTCAGGGGGCAAAAGTCGTCTATGGACGGGATAAAGGTATTCACGTTTCTGGACACGGTTGTCAAGAAGAACAAAAGCTGATGATTGCTTTAACTCGTCCCAAATTCTTTGTACCATTTCACGGGGAACACCGGATGCTGGTGAAGCACTCGGAAACTGCTCAGAGTATGGGTATTCCCGCTGAAAACATGATCATTATTCAGAATGGGGATGTAATAGAACTGACGGAACACTCCATCCGTGTTGCGGGTAAAGTGCCATCAGGAATTGAACTGGTGGATACTACGAGTTCCGGAATGGTGAGTTCAAAAGTGTTACAAGAACGTCAACGCATGGCTTCTGAAGGACTGGTGACTATTGCTGCTGCCATTGATTGGAATGGTAAACTGTTGGCAAAACCAGAAATTCATATGCAGGGTGTGGTGACAAGTATTGAGCGATCGCTTTTACTCAAATGGGTACAACAACGCATTGAGGAAATTCTTAGTGTGCGTTGGTCTGAATTTGTGACGGGAAGCGGACAAAATGATATAGACTGGGGCGGTTTGCAAGTAACTTTAGAAAAAGAATTGCAGCGTTCTCTGCGTCGAGAGTTGCAATGTCAACCATCTTTGACTTTGTTGATGCAAGTTCCTGATGGACCTCCAGCACCTGCTGTAAATGTTTCTGATGGTAGAAGACGGCGTACTCGTTCTACTGCTGTGGCTTCTTAAGAGTTATTTCGCGCAATCTCCGTCAGGAGATCCCGCAGGGTAGGCGCAAAGGCGCAAAGGTGTTTTTTAACGTCTTTGCGTTTTTGTTTGAGAGTTAATAAAACAGATAATTACTCTTTCAGCAAGCCCTACTTATTGAACGAACCACGAAGACGCGAAGTACGCGAAGGAAGAAGAGAAGAAGATCGTTAGCAGTAGGTTGGGTTGACGTAAGAAAACCTAACATTATTACAGCTTTTGTTGGGTTACATATAATAATTTTGATACAACCCTTACAAACTAATCAAAATTATTCATGATGGTAATAATTTTGTGTTTCTTGTAAAAGGGTATTTGATTTTTCTATTAGTTCATCAACCTCTAACTTATCATCACCTTCTGCAAATGAATTAAGAGCTTGCTTTAATTGTTCTAGCTGTTGTAATGGCAACTCTTGATCTTTAAGTGATTGGGATAGATCATCTCTATAGTTACCTAAGTAAGAATCAAGAGCTTTAAAATATTCCTTAACTTTTTAAGGACTGCAGGTAATACTCAATAAGACAGATAAGGCTTTACTGAAAAATCCTGCATAGGATAGATTAGCGTTAACTACCATCATGCTCAACAAAAATACTATGGTTTTGGCATCAATAGCCAGCCATGCTTCCTGCAAAGTTAAGGCTCCCAAGGCTATCAACCACCCAGAACCGACTAAAGCGATGGTGGGGCGGTTCGTTCTTAAACCAGGAATGTAACCCAGTGTAACATCAGGTAAGTCAGTCCTAATACATCATAAATAGCAACTTGCAGCATAATCACTGCCTTAAATAGTAGATAAATAGCATTTATACTTATTAAACTTAGCGATAACGATGAAATATATTAAGTTTTGTAACGGTTACAGCCAAACCTGTCCAAAGGTAGAGGACTTCATTAGAATTTAAAGTGTGTCAAGTTATCAAAAAGATTAGCTAACGAGAGTACCTATTTTTGGGAAATTGAGTTTAACTTGACGTAGTAACACACAGGTTCTGATTTTAAGTGGCTACTCACACTTTTTACAGAATTTCCGTCAGAATACTATTCTCCCGGACACAGTGATTGTCATATTGTATATTCATCAGTAAGGTGAATACCCTCATAAAAAGAGAGGAGTAACCATGAAGGTATTTGAAAGTACCACAAAAAAGATTTTTTTCTCAAGCTGGGTATCGCTCCATCAAGCAGAGAGTAAAAAGGCTGATGTCACCCAGTTACAGGCTTCTCATTCCCATTTTGGTTGGGGTTTTCTGCGTCCTTTGCGACAGTGGTTGGATAACTTAAAAGTAGGCGATCGCCTACTCGCTCATCGGTTGTGTAAATTCATTCCGGCTCAATGTCCTTTTGAGCGTGATGTCAAATTGTTTGGTAAAACCCTGTTTCACATTCCCCCAATGTGTAAACTCAACCCTTTGTATGAAGAAGTAGTGGGTTTAAGATTTCGCGCCATGTGTTATTTAGCCGATGAATGCGGCGAAGATATTTCACAGTATTGCTAATGGAGTAATACAGCAGAATTCAGGAGTCAGGAGTCAGTAGAGACGTTTTGCCGTAACGTCTGTACAGGAGTAAAACCCTCTAAATACTTAATTTTAAAAATTTTGTACTTCATTTACCTGCAATAGGCTGTAAGCAAAAAGTAAAGTGTCCAGAGTTAATCACATTTCTTGTTAACTCTGGATTTTTGACTAATGGCAACCAGGATGAATTAAACCCGTGCTTCTGCGGTTAAAATCACTCTGCCATCAGCAGGAATTATCCATCCTTGTGCTTGCTGAATTACAGGGTTGTTACTATTTTTTTCTTCCTTCACTTCCAAAATGAAGCAGGAAGTAAACGTTCGCGTAGCGTCCCGTAGGGATAGCTCAAAGTAGATTTGAGCTTTGTTTTATAGCCATGGACAGGGTGGTTAGGACATCAATTGATAATGAAACTCCCACTACAAAAGGGTTTTACTCCTGACTCCTGCTATATATAACGGCTTTAACCTTTAACCTGACTACGCCATTTTTGAATAGCATCCTGAGCATCTTCATAAGCAGGAGTTATCTGTGGCACTAAAGCGGCTGTTTCAATAGCGGCGCTGAATTCTCCTTGTCCAGCACGATTTTTAGCTAATTCTAAAATCTGTTCACTCCATTGATTAATAGATTGTTGGGCAATTTCAAACCCTGGTTGTCCTGGTGGGACTTTTTTAGCAACTTCGATCGCACGGTTGTAAGTAGATGCTTGTCCTGGACGAATTAAGGCATTAGCAGCATCTAACAGAGTTTGATTACTGATATACTGCTTGGCTTCTAATCGCCACTGTTCAATTTTTGCTTGTGCTTGGGGATAAAGGGCTGTATTTTTAGTAATTAATTCCGCAGTAGCTATAGCATCACCATATTCTCTCTTTGTAGCCTGTTCCTGAGCTAAATCTAAAATCATTTGACTCCAAATCTGAATATTTTCCTGTGCTTGTTGATAAAGCGGTTCACCGGGTTGAATTTTTTGAGCCGTAGCGATCGCTTGACTCAAATCACCAGGTTTAGTTGGGCTAAGAGACATTTTGCCTAGCTGCAAGAGTGCTTGGTTACGCTTTTGGGAGTCAGGAGTGGAAACGATAGAGGTGCTTGGTGGTTGTATTGTGGCAACGGTGGCAGGAATAGGGGGTAAACTCTGGGAAAATTCGGAGTTGCTAGTAGTATTATTCAGGGAAGTTGATAATTTGTTGAAGCGGAAACTAGCCTGATTGCGGAGAACAAAGGTAGTAATTAAACCTACTATAACCATGCTACCTCCCCCCCACAAGATAAATTGTTTCCAAATAGGGGTGTCTGTTTGAATTGAAGGTGTGGCGTAGTCTTTAGCAGATGAGGGGATAAACCTAGCTCCTGTGTTTAATTCTGGGGAAGTTGCCAACATTGGATGACTATCTACAGGTGACTTGGCGGCTGATGCACCTGAAGTTGTAGACTGATCTACCTTTGAGGAAGTCTTGCTGAGGGTAGTTCCTGCGTTTTTATTTTCTCCCCACCAAGCTCTATCTGTGGTGGAATTTTTAGACTCCTTCTCTCCCACGAGGGGAGTAGCAACGGCAAAGTTTTCTTCAGAAAAAATCAGTTGCTCTGTTTCCGCTTCCTTATCTAATGTCAAGATTGGCAAAATGGCTGGCGGACTGTCTGGGATGACAGTTACAGGATTTTGAATAGGCCGCCAGTGGTGTTGACATAGTTCTGGGGTGAGATAACTGAGATACGTTTCTAAATCTGTTAAGCTGCTACCTTTGCCAGAACGCAATGCTTCTAATAAAGCAGCTGTAAAGAAGCCGTGACCTAGTTCGCTACTTTCGTGGGAAAATTGCTCTGGTTGACAAGAAAGCATGACAGCCATTTGTAATTCCTTGGCCATGTCAATAATTTCTTGACCCACGGGAGCATCGGCTTGTGTACCAAAGGCGCGGTTGATATCAAATATTAGGAATACATTCAGTCCAGCAGTTTGGAGACTTTGCAGGACTCGTCGCACTTCTATACCAGTCTCTAATACTTGTTCGGGATTACCATCCGCTGGCATCAAGTAATCTTTGTCATTGTGGTTAACACCATAACCGCTGAAGAAAAACCATAGATAGTCTTCTTGTTGCCAGGATGTTGCTGCTAGTTCCTCCAACAAAAATAGAATATTGTCTTGAGTTGGGTAGGAGATTCTTTCCCCTATCGGTGGTGAAGTATTTGTCATCAGTAGGCAATTTTGGGGTAAAAAACCTACTTCTGTCACCAAAAATTCCTTTAGTGCCTCAGCATCGTTTTGAGCGCAGCTTAAAGGTTGAAATAATTCATATTGATTGATGCCAATAGCGATCGCCCAGTAATTTGCCATCCCGCTCATTGTCGGTTTTTGTTTGCTTGTTTAAAGTAGTTCTTATGACGTTAAGATATCGGAAAATACTTGCATTCGGTTAAAATGCTCAGTCATCATTCAGAAGAGCTACAAGTTTATGAACAGGATTTACACTTTTTCACCATCATCAATCATCCCCTTTCCATTTATTGGCCAATTTGGCAGGAAAATCCGGATAATTCAAGCTGGATGTTGGCTGTTGTTGGCATTTCCTCTATGGTTGGCTACGGAAGCGATCGCCCCCCAAGTTGTTCAAGCTTACACCGCTAGAGTTGACTTAGCTATTGACCGTCTGCCGGAGGAAAACTACGAAACCATTCTGCGAAGGGCAGAAGCGATCGCTAGGGCGGCGGCTCAACGCAGTTTTGACCAAGATATTTTAGTCACAGAAGTTTCTATAATTGTCTCTGCACAAAATCAGGGAATGATCGCCCCAGTTTTGACTTTAGATGTTAGTCGTATCCAATGGAAACAGCGCCCTGATCCCCAACGGTGGGCGACTTACTTCAAAACGTCGCGATCGCTACTCTTATTTGAAAAACAGACAACACCACCCGATTCTGCTCCCCTTCCTGCTGCTACACCTCCAAGCCCAGGCACTCCTCCCAAAGTTAACGATCCTGGATCGCAACCGACAAATCAACCACCTGGAGAGAAGCGATAAAAGCCGTTAAGGTGATGGGCAAGAGGCAAAAGGCAAAAGGCAAGAGAAAGATAATATTTCTCCCCTGCACCCCATCTCCCCTGCACCCCATCTCCCCAGTCCCCTGTGTTTCAGAAGTGAGAAAGGCAAAAATTGTCAATTGATGGCTTAGAATAAAAAGGTTGTCAAGAATCACGATATCCGCTATCATGGCTGTCCCCAAGAAGAAAACATCCAAGTCCAAACGAGACAAACGCCGCGCAACCTGGACACACAAGGCTGTTGTTGAAGCTCAAAAAGCTCTCTCTCTGGGCAAATCAATTTTGTCTGGACGTTCTAAGTTCGTCTATCCAACACCTGAAGAAGAAGAAGAAGAGTCATAATCTCTGGCTCAGGAAAAGCACAAACCGCGCAGCTATGGGAGTGCTTTTTCTTTGCTTTCCCGATGGCATCAACTACCACCCGCTAGACGCTGCGCGTTATAGCGGATGTTTCCAGCAGGTAATCGGATGAAATTTTTTCAGAAACCAAGTCAAGAAGAAAGCGGACGGGTTCCTCCTGGCCAACATTTAGCTAAGGGTTTCCCGGTTTTAACGTATGGTGAAACTCCCCAAATCAGTATTGAAGAATGGGAATTTCGTGTTTGGGGTTTAGCAAAACCTACGGTATTTAAATGGTCAGATTTTCTGGAACTACCCCAACATGAATTTACAGCAGACTTTCACTGTGTCACTCGCTGGTCAAAACTTGATGTTAAATGGACTGGGGTGAAGGTGACAGATTTTATGAGTTTGCTGGAAGTAGATCCAAAAGCTGCTCATATCATGGAACATTGTTATGGTGGGTACACAACAAATATTGATTTGA
This window encodes:
- a CDS encoding ribonuclease J, which codes for MVKNEASSALKIIPLGGLHEIGKNTCVFEYEDEIILLDAGLAFPTEAMHGVNIVLPDTTYLRENRHKIKGMIVTHGHEDHIGGIAFHLKQFDIPVIYGPRLAMAMLEGKLEEAGVRDRTELRTVMPRDMVRIGKAFFVEYIRNTHSIADSFTVAIHTPLGVVIHTGDFKIDHTPVDGENFDLQRLAEHGEKGVLCLLSDSTNSEVPGFTPSERSVYPNLDRVFSQATGRLFVTTFASSVHRINMILQLARKHNRVVTVVGRSMLNLIAHARNLGYIKCEDNLFQPLHTVRGMPDENVLILTTGSQGETMAAMTRIANKEHPHIKIREGDTVVFSANPIPGNTIAVVNTIDKLMIQGAKVVYGRDKGIHVSGHGCQEEQKLMIALTRPKFFVPFHGEHRMLVKHSETAQSMGIPAENMIIIQNGDVIELTEHSIRVAGKVPSGIELVDTTSSGMVSSKVLQERQRMASEGLVTIAAAIDWNGKLLAKPEIHMQGVVTSIERSLLLKWVQQRIEEILSVRWSEFVTGSGQNDIDWGGLQVTLEKELQRSLRRELQCQPSLTLLMQVPDGPPAPAVNVSDGRRRRTRSTAVAS
- a CDS encoding sulfite oxidase-like oxidoreductase, whose product is MKFFQKPSQEESGRVPPGQHLAKGFPVLTYGETPQISIEEWEFRVWGLAKPTVFKWSDFLELPQHEFTADFHCVTRWSKLDVKWTGVKVTDFMSLLEVDPKAAHIMEHCYGGYTTNIDLKDFLREENFFAIQLFGEPLSREHGGPMRLVVPHLYAWKSAKWINGLEFLAQEESGFWERNGYHRRGEPWAEERYSY
- a CDS encoding Mo-dependent nitrogenase C-terminal domain-containing protein — protein: MKVFESTTKKIFFSSWVSLHQAESKKADVTQLQASHSHFGWGFLRPLRQWLDNLKVGDRLLAHRLCKFIPAQCPFERDVKLFGKTLFHIPPMCKLNPLYEEVVGLRFRAMCYLADECGEDISQYC
- the rpmF gene encoding 50S ribosomal protein L32, with translation MAVPKKKTSKSKRDKRRATWTHKAVVEAQKALSLGKSILSGRSKFVYPTPEEEEEES
- a CDS encoding caspase family protein; protein product: MANYWAIAIGINQYELFQPLSCAQNDAEALKEFLVTEVGFLPQNCLLMTNTSPPIGERISYPTQDNILFLLEELAATSWQQEDYLWFFFSGYGVNHNDKDYLMPADGNPEQVLETGIEVRRVLQSLQTAGLNVFLIFDINRAFGTQADAPVGQEIIDMAKELQMAVMLSCQPEQFSHESSELGHGFFTAALLEALRSGKGSSLTDLETYLSYLTPELCQHHWRPIQNPVTVIPDSPPAILPILTLDKEAETEQLIFSEENFAVATPLVGEKESKNSTTDRAWWGENKNAGTTLSKTSSKVDQSTTSGASAAKSPVDSHPMLATSPELNTGARFIPSSAKDYATPSIQTDTPIWKQFILWGGGSMVIVGLITTFVLRNQASFRFNKLSTSLNNTTSNSEFSQSLPPIPATVATIQPPSTSIVSTPDSQKRNQALLQLGKMSLSPTKPGDLSQAIATAQKIQPGEPLYQQAQENIQIWSQMILDLAQEQATKREYGDAIATAELITKNTALYPQAQAKIEQWRLEAKQYISNQTLLDAANALIRPGQASTYNRAIEVAKKVPPGQPGFEIAQQSINQWSEQILELAKNRAGQGEFSAAIETAALVPQITPAYEDAQDAIQKWRSQVKG